Proteins encoded by one window of Acidobacteriota bacterium:
- a CDS encoding serine/threonine protein kinase: protein MAAGLEAPPQATAGSGVIAGLTLTDRLARGGFAEVWRAEQVSLGRTVAVKILRRELLGQPEMVRLFEREARVLARLNHPNVVQVIDRGSSPLGPYFVMEYVEGETLQSLLSRGSLSRDRALAILLEAARGLAYAHLNGVVHRDVK, encoded by the coding sequence ATGGCCGCCGGGCTCGAAGCGCCCCCGCAAGCCACGGCGGGCTCGGGGGTCATCGCCGGCCTGACGCTCACCGACCGCCTTGCGCGGGGTGGTTTCGCCGAGGTGTGGCGGGCGGAGCAGGTGTCCCTCGGCCGCACGGTCGCGGTGAAGATCCTGCGGCGCGAGCTGCTCGGCCAGCCCGAGATGGTGCGGCTGTTCGAGCGCGAGGCCCGGGTGCTCGCCCGGCTGAACCATCCCAACGTGGTCCAGGTGATCGATCGCGGATCCTCTCCGCTCGGTCCCTACTTCGTGATGGAGTACGTCGAGGGGGAGACGCTGCAGAGCCTCCTGTCCCGCGGCAGCCTGAGCCGCGATCGCGCGCTGGCGATCCTCCTCGAGGCCGCTCGCGGTCTCGCCTACGCCCACCTGAACGGCGTCGTTCACCGCGATGTCAAG